In the Cygnus atratus isolate AKBS03 ecotype Queensland, Australia chromosome 10, CAtr_DNAZoo_HiC_assembly, whole genome shotgun sequence genome, CCTGGAACGCGGGCTGGTGCCAGTTTATACCGGCTTGGCACCGGTGGTACTGCTCTGGAGCATCTCTCGTCCCGAGCCTGGCATTCCTTCGGGGAGTCTGGGCGACCCCAAACCTCACAGGGTGGGAATCggtgggaagggagagcagGGGCAGCGCGCTGCTGGGGCACAGCGGGGAGGCCACCCCGCAGCGTCCCCACGGGGCTCGGAGCAGCACCAAAGAAAAGCCGGACACGCTGGGCGGTTCTGAGCACCATTTTACTGAAGGGCTGGACACCTACGAGGACTTCATAACAAAAAGTTCACTTCATTTAAGAGAAAAGACAGGCTGTTTTTTGTCCCGTTCCCTCCTGAGAGTGGAATAACACTAACGCCGTCTTTTCGCTCAACAATGCCATTCCAAAATATACAACACGGAGTGCGGAGCAGCCCAGCCTCatattaaacattaaatatacCTTCGGAAACATTCtacacaaacaaatgaaacagtaaaaagtTCACTCGGGAACGAGATGGATGGTCAGTTGTTGCGGATTCACCATACAAAAGTTTGGAGCTGGCGGCAGCAGCCTGGGCACGGCAGGTGGCTGCTGCCCCGTGCCACCCGGGGCTCCCCGGTGCTGGGCACCACCAGCGGCCGAGCTGGCGGCACCGGTCCCGGCTGGAGCGGAGCAGGGCGCTGCGGCGTGGAGGCGGTTCTCTGAGAGGTGACGgctggtggagaggagcccGTGCTGACCCGGAGCCCCGCGtcccgcagccccgctgccgTGCCTCCGCGCCAGGAGTGAGGCTCCCCGGGAACGCTGCAGCCTTGTCCCGTCGCGGGCCTCGGGGTTTTTGACAGACCGGGGGCGCGCTCCCCAGCGCCATGCTCTGCAGGCTGTGCCCGGGGAGGAGGGGAGGTATTTCGGGGGTAGCTTTGCAGCACCCGCTCTTTTGTAACAGCGCCGCGTGCCTGGCCGGGGCTGTGGGAATCACAGGACTCTCACAGGGGCTGTCTGTAGCGACAGGAACCAAAAGGGCTAATTAAGACAACAAGGAGAGAGTCCCGGAGGATAATAAGGCCTTTAAGGGACTCCCCCAGGGGCAAGGCCTAATCATCCCTGCAGGGGAAGTCGTTTCGGATGCTCACGCAGGGAAGCGCTGCCCTCCCTGCGAGGGCTTCCAGAGGGCACCAGCCTGCAGGCGCGGGGGCGCTCCGGCagccggggagcggggccagCTCCTGGGCGCTGGGGGcgaggagagcagaggagctggcttCAGCAGGGCAGCCCAGGCTCTCCGGAGCCCGCAGCTCCCGTGCCTGGCATACCGCTGCGGGACGGGCAGGGACAGAGCTCAGGAGCCAGCCACGAGGAGAAAAGAAGCTGTCGCTTCCCCGCAGACACACCAAACCGCCCGAGCGGCCCATGCCCCGCTCAGCCACCCGCCCTGCACGGCACGAACGGGGACCCAGCCGGCTGGGCCGTGTGGCACCGCTCCCCGGAGCTATTCTGCCCCTGACTTCCCTGCGGCGCCCTTCGCTGGACTCTGCGCGAGGAAAACCCAGGTGACCGGCGGGCTACAAAAGAGGAGTAACAAAATAATCCCTTATTTTGTGGAAAAGTGCTTAAGAAATTCTGTACAGGATCACTACTGCAGCTGGCTCTCGGGGGGGAACGCCAACGGTTCGGAAGCAGCAGCGCCACGCTACGTGGCTCGCAGGGAAGAGGCCAAGGAGAAACGTCTCCAGCTGAAAGCAGTGGCAGACGGTGAAACGCGATCACAGTGCACATGAGCTTTAGAACTTTTCTACCAGCGGACAGTGGGATTTCAGCCTGGTGTCTGATGTCAGCTCCCCGCTGGACAAGCTGCTCTCCCCGCGGACCTCGCTGACGGACATCTGGGGCACGCAGGAAGCTGACGGCCCTTGTCTGGTGGAGGCGAAGCAGAAACTCTTGCTTCTTGGCAGCTGAACAAAAGAAGAAACGACTTCCACAAACTCAGTCTGAAGAACAGCCCTTTGACCGCCGCCTGACTCACTGCTAGAAGTGACAGTGGCAGGAATCCACGTGGTACGAGCGTTCTGCAGTCTCCCCAGCTCTCGGCTGTCACGGTGCCCAGAGCAGCGCAGGTGAGGCACTTGGATGAATTCGAAGTGACTAACGCAGCAACAGGTCTGAACAACCCGCGCGCGGCACGCACCAGGCCACTCCGGGCAACACATTTTCCACGCGCCACGCCGTTACCGCTGCTGCAGGTGCCCGCAAGGCAAATGATCCGACTTGCCACAGAATAATTAcgggtggaagggacctctggggatCTCTGCCGAGGCCAGGTCTTAGGCAAGCCTTGCTCGGTACCCGCCTGGCCTTCCCGAGGCAGCAGCGCGCACGGCACGgcccccctgcagcctcctgcctgtgCCTCACCACGAGACGAAGGGCGGCAGAGCCAGcggcaggcagagctgctgacaCTGGCACCGGAGCCACAAAGCCTCTCTGCGAACACCAGGCTGCAATCACTCCAGCCAAGCTCCAAACTCATCCGCAACGGGCAAGGGGAGACATCAGGACGGCAGAGAACCGGCAAAGCAGACACGAGCCCGAGCTCCAGCGCCGCCTGGTGAGCTCAGGGCCCGGTGCTCTGCGTTACCGGCGTGCAGGAACACCAACAGCGACCGCACTGACCGCTGCTGGTCCCCCAGCGCAGCCCTAGACACTTCCACCACTTGCCTCCCCCTGCAGAGCAGCGCTCACAGAGCTCAGGGCGGCGTGACAGCGGCGTGCTCCGTGTGATGGGTTACGCAGCACGAGCCGAGTCCTCGCCTGGCAAAGCCTCAAAGTGCAAAACACGAGGGGTGACGGGAGagtggggggggcagggagtGGCGCAGCGGGGGCGAGAAACACGAGGAAGGCGAGGGATGCACCCAGACAAGTTGGCTTCAGGTTCAGGCTTCCCGCTCGGGCTGCGTTCGGCCCTGCTGGTGAGCAGCTGCTCGTCCCGGAGGAGCCCGGGCGCCCCGCGGGGACGTCTCGTGGTGCACAGGGAGGCCCCGGGACAGCTCCGGGTGCCCTTATAtggggccgggagcggggagCCACGAGAGCAGCGGTACCGCAGGGCCCTCCTCGGGACACGGCCACAAAGAGAAACTCCGGCGTGAGCTGAGAGCTGGCATTTGAGAGCGTGGGAATGAGAAAGGCCTGACGGGATGGGAACAAAAGGGACAAAGCGATTTTTGGCCAGTGGACAGGGATGGAGGGTCCCTGCTCATCCAGCACCATGTCAGGGAAGGGAACTCTCTGCCAAGGCAGTTTAAGACAcgggagcagaagaaaatattccctCCTGCTCCGCAGCCAAGCAGCGGCATTCACAGGTCAGTCTCGAACACTGCGAGTTGCGATCCCGGACAGCAGCTCGGAGCCGAGCGCGTGATTCAGAGCCTGCCATCGCCTCGCGGGGCGAGCCTCCCCCAGCACCGCGCTCCTGGGCTGTGCCCCGGGACACGCAGCTCCTCCGCCCTCTCGCTCCCTCGCCAaactcctctccctgcctcagccTCGCTCTCCGAGCTGGGGATCAGGCACCGACCCCTCCTGTTAGGCGCTGAAATCCGGACGGGTGCTGGAGAGGAGCCGACGCGCGCGGAGCTGCGGCTTCCCAGAGCTCGTCCCTTCGGCCGACGTGCACAGATTACTAGGTCAGACAACTGGCGTTTGGAGCTGGTGAGGGAACGAGTGGATTACTGATTACTGGCCTGCTGCTGCGGAGCCCCGAGCGCCGCGGTGTGCGGGGCCAGGCCCCCTCCCCGAGCCGCCGGGCTCCGCAGGGGCTGCGCAGGTCCCCGCGGGACGCCCCAGCTCCACCCGAGCTTGCACACCCGACCTCCTCCAGCGCGTGGTCCATGTTCTCGCCCCAGCGCAGGCAAAAGCCCTCAGCAGCGGTTTGGGGGTGCCTCCTGGGGACGGGCTGAGCCTTCGCCGAGCTGTCCCACCTGCCCCACGCCTCCCCGCAGCGCCCCAGGGGTCGGCAGAGCCGCTCTCCAGCCCCGTGCAGCCGTTCTCCCTTCTACTGCTTCATCCACACGAACCGACACAAAGAAACTCTCCACGCCTAAGTGCTGGTAACTGAAGTGCTCCTCTCAACGCCTCTGCTCTGATTCGGGCCCAAATATCCCCCTGGGATACCGGTGGGGCGCGTCCCATACGTTCAGACACTGCGGGTGTCTCCTCTACCAGCACCTGGAACCCGCTCCCGACGCGTCCAAGCAGTTACGTCACGGGCAGGACTTTTTAAGCAGCTCTGCTcaacagccccagccccgaggcTGCCGCAGGCACAGTTCACGTTCTACGTTCGCGCCGGGGGCACCGGAGGGCGGAACAACACCGGGTTCTGCGGCCGAATCGCTCTTTGGAGGGAGATCCCCGAGGTGATTCCAGAGCTTCTGCTACCGACGAACGGAGGAGGCACCTGGAAACGTCCTGCAGAcccgcaggcagcagcccagggaCGCTCCCCCACTTTTTAACGCAGAGGTAATACCGAAAGTAAGATTAAAACTATATTCGACTGTCAGCTGGTATTTCTGCAAGTTGCTTGGCATTTCCAGAGACAAACAAGTGGCTACGATTCCGCCTGCTGCCGAGCCGTCCGAGCACGCCCAGAACAGGCTGTCACAACACTGACTCACAACGAAATCCTGGCACCTCCAACAAAAGACTGGCTGACGGGAAAGGGGAACAAAAGCTATCGGACCCGACCCCGCAGGGATGGAGGAAGCGCATCGtcccacagctcctgggctgtGCGCACACGTACGGGTATACAGATATAGAGATAATAAAGTTATAAAATTCgatcaaaataaaaccagtaaaTGTACAGCTTGAAAAAAGAGCGTTATCACAGTGCATCCATGTCATGAGAAAGTCACGTGTTCTGCCCCTGCGCGAGAGCACGGCCTGCCACGTTCAGAAAAGagcccagaggaaaaaaaaaaaagcgaccTGCTCGGCTCGCCGCGGGCCAGAGGCAGCGTCCCCTGTTCCTAAACATGGTTTTGTGCTGGTGCAGTCAGTTCTGCGTAGCAggacagccaggagcagcacgAGCAGGCTGCTCCGTCCGCAGGTTAGTCGGCGTATCCTCACCGGACACCAGAGCCCCAAAGTCGCTCTCAACCTTCGCCCCGCCCCGGTGTCAGGCTCGTGCATAATTACTTACAAAAAAAGTGACAAAGTGAAGCAAATCAGGGGACGCTGTGAGAGCGGGACAAGGGCTGAATTCGGATCACGGGGGACAGGTTGACTCGAAGAATCTTCTGTGCTCTCCTCCTCACTTCGTCGTCGGAAGAAGAGTTGCCCACCTTGATGGCCCGGAATTTCAGCAGGTTCAAAGTGCTCTGAGCCCGTCGAGACTTACTTTGGACAGGAACGGCGTTCGACCTCTTCCTCTGCGGTGCTTCTCTCGCCTCTGcagctcttttcctcttctgcccGACAGTCTCCTGGTAAGTGCTGCCACCCTTCCACTCCGTTTTCCGCACCAGGGCTTCCTTAGCTCTGATTTTCAAGGCCTTGGACGGCGGTGCCGCGGCGCAGCCCTGGGCTGAGCTGCCCGTGATTCTCCCGTTCAGGACCCCCGAGGCTTTGCAGGCATTGCTCTCCTGCAGCACTCCACCCTTTGGTCCCTTCAGAAGATTTAAAGTGAGGGTGGCAGAATCGGGGGCTTTCTTTTCCAACCGCTTGTACCTCTTACCTTTCGATATTTTAGCGGCCTTGCCTGACGGGAACTGCCTCGGCGGGCCGGAAGCCTTGAGGAGTTTAAGGTCCGAGGGCGAGATCCCAAGAGGCCCTCGCGTGAGCTTGGATTCCAGCCGGGAGGCGGGGGTTTTCAGCGGCACCAGCGTTTCCAGCACCACGGAGAGCCTCACCGCCGGGTACACGTCGGGATACATGCTGGCGGGAAAGCCCACGGCCGAGGCCTTGGCCGTGCCGGATCTCCTCTGCTTcaaggagctcagcagcaggttCGTGGAGTCCCCTTTGGAGACCGGCGGGGCGGAGACTTTGGGAGGGTTCAGGGGAAGGCGGGTGGGCGAAGCGGGCACCTTGGCCACGGTGCTTCTAGCCGGAGTCCTCGGGGGATCGGCGGCGCAGCCGCGTGGCGCACTCTCCTTCGTCTGGCTAGGAGTGTCCGCGGTGCACGAGCTGTAGCCGTACACATCCTTGCTCCTCAGGATCGTGGGCTGGTAGCCCTCCTCCTTGAGGCCCTGGATGAAGGCCACCAGCTGGGTCTCCGTGTCGGAGAGGTCCTTGGACATGGGGTTGAAGACTCGGAGGGCTTCCTCCAGCACTTTGTGTCCCGCAGAGGAAATTCTCGACCAGGAATGGACAGCTTTTTCTTCCGCATTGTTCACTGCAATATTCATGGCATTAGGCAATCGGGCGCTTCAAAAAGGTCCAAATTACTGGAAAAATAACCCTCGACACCtcaaaaggagagagaagacagTTAGCttacagcagctgaaagcatCTCACATTTATAAGCGGGGACCCGAAAGCATTAAGCCTAGGCTTTGGCTACTCACAACCATCAGGCTGGAGTCTGTGCTTAACTCAAGCCGGCggcagcagcaagaaaactCTGCCACTGAATTCTCCCTGCAGTAAAACTAAAACATCCCTCGCAGAAATATCCTCAGTCCCAAGCAAAGATTTCAGGCAATCCCACCTAGCCCATCCCAAGGTGCAGGGTTCCAGTGGCCAGCTCAGTGAGATCCGCAGCCCGTTTCCATCTGGCGTGATACTGCCCGGCCTCCGGTGCCCAGATCTCGTTCTGCCCTTCCCTAAATCCTTTCCCCGCGCACGTACTGAGAACACCACGACCGAGCCACGTCAACGCTCCCGCCGACGAACTGAGAAGCCTGGGCACCTCAGCACCATCAGTGTCAGATTCAATTTCCCAGCTCTCTAACTGATTCTGCTCAAAAATTGATCGTGAGTCCCTGCCAAACGCGCAGCATCCTTCCGAGGGGCcgacagcagagctggagctaTTTAAGCCGTGCTTCGTTGATGCCGAACGCTGCGGCAGGGCAACGCCACCCCTTGCTGCCCCCGTGCCCGAGCGACGGCTCGCAGCTCGCCGCCACAGCACGCTGCTGCCGATCCGAGGGCGCTCGCTGCCAGGCGAGTAGGAGGTGGGAAGTTCAAGTGGGGTGGGCACGGAGGAAGCAGACGTCGCCGGGGCTGCGTGAACGACGGCCCGAGGGACAGCGCCCGGATCGGGCTCCGCGGCGCGAAGCAGCTGGGGCGAAGCGCTAGGTGCTCACAGAAGGCAGGGCAGCAAAGAGCAGGGttctgcggggccggggcgagGTTACGAATCTTTGCCTTCACGGGTACCTCTCAAAGGGCACGGAGGGCTCGGCGAGCAATCCCTGCCAGTGGCACGCTGACGGTGTGGGAGGCACGAGTGGAGAGGGCAATGTGCAGGGGAGAAAGCTGCGGTGGAGCAATCAGCACCTGAGCAGGGCGAGGAACTGCTGGCACCCCACGCTCCTCCCAGAGCACCAGCTGGGGAGCGCCCGTCACGGAGCAGAGCCCCGCGCGGCCGTGGGCTGCACAGAGAGGGAAACTTCGCTAACCCACAGCTTAACGCCAGCCgaaaggagaggcaggaggggaagcaCAGGTCAGCGGGGGGGGTAAGAGCCTCCACATGACAGACTAATCTCAGCCAAGTGCCCTGCAGACGTCACAGCAGGAGAGGGATTTGGGGGAGGACAACGCGGCTGCTTTGCAACACTCAGGGTAACTCCCGCgggcaggggaggcaggagggaggcgcTCCGACAGAGCCGGGCTGCCGTCAGCAGCTGGCGAGGGCTGCCACCTCCGCAACGAccaggcggcggcgggcaccgcggggccggggaggaCACAACGTCAAATCCCAGCCCGTCAGAGGGCGCGAAGCCAACGGGGAGGCCCAACTGACACCACAAAACTCACGGTCTTCCGCCGGGAACTTCAGGCTGCGCCGAGCCCGGGAGCAGCCAGGCCAGCTCGGCGGGCGGTCTGGTGGCAGAGAGGCGGTCGCTGCCACACGGCATCCAGCCGGCCCCGCAGCCTCGCTTTGTGCGGTGCCAAGAAGGAGGCAAACGCCGAGAGATTCTGCCCGCTCGGCGGCACGTCTGCTCGCCTGACGCCCTACCCGGGGACACAGAAAAACTGCCGCGGCCGCTCACCAAGCGGTGCCGGCAGGaggcagccccgcggggcgcagggctgccgggggcagagcggggctgcgggcagggccgCCGCCGGCGGAGGGAGGCGCCCCGGGAGCTCGGCGGGGCCGCCCGAGGAGGGCtcgggggggcgggcggggggcgggcaGCGCCTGCAgggcccggcggggggggggggggatgccccgggccgggccccccccccagctcggCCGCTCCGCCGCGCCCCGGAGGGGCGGGGAacggagcggggcggggcccGCACAGCCGCGGCTCCGCCTCGACAGCGCCCGGGGAAGGCTCGACCCGCCGCGgcaggccgggccgggccggctcGGCAGCGCCCCCGCCCGGGGAGCGCGGGGCTCGGCCCCCGCCGGCCCCAACCTACCGGCCGCCGCCAGAGCCGCGCCCGCcgctgcgccgccgccgccgcctccgctcCAACATGGCCGCCCGCGGAGCGCCGGAAGCACCGCCCACTTCCGCTTCCGCCTCCCCTCGAGGCCACGCCCCTCCCGCCGCCGGTGGTCGGGGTTAGGCCACGCCCACCCCCGCCCGGTAGGTTGGGTTAGgccgcgccccccgccgccgccggtgcggggagggaggggctCGGCCACGCCCCCGCCCCGCCTGGGCCACGCCCACCGCCCAGCGCGTGCCCCGGTTGCCATGGCAACGGCGGGccccggtgccggtcccggcAGGGGGCGCCCCGGAAGCGGGGCCGGGCGGAAGCGGCGCCGTCTCCAGGCACGCGGCTCCGCGGCGCCGGTTCCGGTTCCGGTGCCGGCAGCGGGGGCGATgagcgggcgggcggggcggcggcggcggctggtGCTGCACGTGGACCTCAACAACACCGTGCTGGCGGCGGACGCCGTGTCCGGGCAGGGCCCGCGGGCGGCGCTCAACAGCTTCCTGTGCACCGCCACGTGGGGCCGCGCCGGGGCTGACGGTGAGCGgcggggcaccgggggggccgggggggctggggagaccggg is a window encoding:
- the CCDC71 gene encoding coiled-coil domain-containing protein 71, translating into MNIAVNNAEEKAVHSWSRISSAGHKVLEEALRVFNPMSKDLSDTETQLVAFIQGLKEEGYQPTILRSKDVYGYSSCTADTPSQTKESAPRGCAADPPRTPARSTVAKVPASPTRLPLNPPKVSAPPVSKGDSTNLLLSSLKQRRSGTAKASAVGFPASMYPDVYPAVRLSVVLETLVPLKTPASRLESKLTRGPLGISPSDLKLLKASGPPRQFPSGKAAKISKGKRYKRLEKKAPDSATLTLNLLKGPKGGVLQESNACKASGVLNGRITGSSAQGCAAAPPSKALKIRAKEALVRKTEWKGGSTYQETVGQKRKRAAEAREAPQRKRSNAVPVQSKSRRAQSTLNLLKFRAIKVGNSSSDDEVRRRAQKILRVNLSPVIRIQPLSRSHSVP